From a single Plasmodium coatneyi strain Hackeri chromosome 4, complete sequence genomic region:
- a CDS encoding Ubiquitin-conjugating enzyme E2 4: MALKRITKELQDLNKDPPTNCSAGPIGDDLFFWQATIMGPGDSPYENGVYFLNIKFPPDYPFKPPKIIFTTKIYHPNINTSGAICLDILKDQWSPALTISKVLLSISSLLTDPNADDPLVPEIAHVYKTDRTKYHQTAKAWTQKYAQ, from the exons ATGGCGCTGAAAAGAATAACGAAG GAACTACAAGACCTGAATAAAGACCCCCCCACAAATTGCTCTGCGGGGCCAATTGGAGATgacctctttttttggcaaGCCACGATAATGGGACCAGGAGACAG TCCCTACGAAAACGGCGTATACTTCCTGAACATAAAATTCCCGCCCGATTATCCCTTCAAACCTCCCAAG ATCATATTCACCACGAAAATATATCACCCCAATATAAACACGTCGGGCGCCATTTGCCTGGACATCCTGAAGGACCAATGGAGTCCCGCGTTAACCATTTCGAAAGTTCTTCTCTCCATATCATCGTTATTAACTGACCCCAATGCAG ACGACCCGCTCGTGCCAGAAATTGCCCACGTCTACAAAACAGACAGAACCAAATACCATCAAACTGCAAAAGCATGGACGCAGAAATATGCCCAATGA